A window of Kangiella sp. TOML190 genomic DNA:
GGTGTTTGGAGCAAATGTACTAACTGTGAAGCCGTGCTTTATTACGCTGAATTGAGTCGTAACCAAGGGGTTTGTCCCAAGTGCGAACATCACATGCGAATTGATGCGCGTGAACGTCTTGAGTTGTTTTTAGATCAAGAAGGGCGTATTGAAATTGCTCCGGATATGAAGCCAGTGGATCTGCTGAAGTTTAAGGATTCAAAAAAATATAAAGATAGAATTTATGCTGCCCAGAAAACAACCAATGAAAATGATGCGTTAATTGCTTTTCGTGGCACCGTTCACCAAGTTCCTGTCATTGCCTGTGCTTTTAATTTTAAATTTATGGGCGGCTCGATGGGCTCGGTGGTTGGTGAAAAGTTTGTCCGTGCAGTGGAGATGGCGATCAAAACCAACTCAGTATTGATTTGTTTTTCAGCCAGCGGTGGGGCTCGTATGCAAGAAGCGCTGGTCTCTTTAATGCAAATGGCAAAAACCAGTGCGGCTTTAGCAAAATTGTCGGAAAAAGGCCTACCTTTCATTTCGGTCTTAACCGATCCTACCATGGGTGGTGTTACCGCCAGTTTGTCGATGTTAGGTGACGTGCATATAGCTGAGCCAAAAGCACTTATTGGCTTTGCCGGTCAGCGAGTGATAGAACAAACCATTCGTGAGAAATTACCGGAAGGATTCCGCTTGAGCGAGTTTTGGTTAGAGCATGGCGCTGTTGATATGATCGTGGATCGTCGTAATATGCGCGAGACAGTAGCAAAACTTTCGGCCAAGTTGCTAAAACTTCCAGAGCCAGTTATTTCCTAGCGTCTGCTACGATTTTAGCTTCTTAAGTTAGAGTTTTGTCACAGCCAGAAACCTTAGTAGAGTGGTTGGAGTGGTTAGAGTTTAACCATCCAACCGATAAGATCGAATTAGGCTTAGAACGGCTAGCGGCAGTCGCTGCAAAGTTGCAGCTCGCTTCACCAAAAGCGCCAGTCATTACGGTTGCTGGTACCAATGGCAAAGGCTCAGTAATTGCTACACTAGAGTCCTTAGCCGAACAGCATAATTTAAACGTTGGCAGCTATACCTCGCCGCACCTTATCCAATTTAACGAACGAGTTAAGCTTAATGGCGAGCCAGTAAGTGATACTTTGTTAGTGCAGGCTTTTGCGCGGATTGCTAAAGCGCAAGAGGCGACGCCATTAACCTATTTTGAGTTCACTACTTTGGTGGCGCTTTACATCTTTTCGCAGCAACAACTCGATTTTATCGCGCTTGAGGTGGGACTGGGTGGTCGTTTAGATGCGGTCAATATTGTTGATGCTGATATTGCGGTTATTACTTCTATTGGACTCGATCATACCGATTGGCTTGGTGATGATTTATTCTCTATTGCCCAAGAAAAGGCTGGAGTTACGCGACAGGGACGCCCTGTTATTTTGGCCTCGGAGACGCTTGAGCCTTTGTTTGAAGAAGCTTTTGCACGAATAAAGCCACAAGTGTTATTGGAAAATAAAGATTACCAAATAATTGCTTCGCAAGACCATTGGTCATTAAAAATCAACGAGTTAAAGTTCGAAAGTCTTGCCAATTCTAGTCTTTATATTCCGAATATGGCTGCGGCGATAGTTGCCTTCCATCAGTTATTTGCGGAGAAAGTGCAGTCGGCAGAGGTTCAGCAGGCGATTGCGCAAGCGACATTGATGGGGCGCTTTTATCGCTTATCCAACTTTCCACCCATTATTGTGGATGTAGCGCACAACCCTGATTCGGCCAAGTTGCTTAATACTAAGCTAGCACAATTGGATAAAGATGCTGGAGCTAAAATTTGGGCGATTTGTGGCATGCTTAAAGATAAGGATATTGCCAATAGTTTGGCGCAAATGGTGCTGGTTGATCATTGGCTGTTAATAGACTTAGCTACCGCCCGCGGCGCTGACGGTAACCTATTGCAGCAAGAGCTTAATTTCTTAATGGATCAACAGGCATTACCCGTTGCGCGTATCAATAACTTTGGCAAGCTCGAGGCCGCTTATCGTTATTTCAGTGAAAATGCTGATAATAGCGACTATTTGGTGGTATTTGGTTCTTTCGTAACGGTTGGGCAAATGCTAGAGTATTGGCAACAAAGCTTGGCTGATATTCAGAAACGGGAAAAAGCGGAAAATGGAAGATAAGTTAAAATATCGTTTAGTGGGTGCTGCGGTGATCATCGCCATCGCTGCCTTCTTTTTGCCATTAATCCTGGATAGCGAGAAATACCGTAAAGAGATTGTCTCGCAAATCCCGCCGATGCCAGAAGTTAAAACAGAGCCTGCGCAACCGTTGCAAGAGTCGGCGACGACTGAAGTTAGTGGCCAAAGGAATGAAAAACCTCAAGAAAAAGGCTCATTGGTTATAAACTTGGATGAAAAATTTGAACCACAAGTTGATAATACAAAAGACAGCGCTACCGACGCATCCGATGTGAATTCTCAAGTTAAAGTCGCTGAAAACAGCCAAGAGAACAAAACTCAAGCGAGCAAATCGGTAGCCAATCAAGAGTCAAGCAAAAAGCCTGAAACAGCAACAAACCAAGCCGTCAAAGTCGATAACAAGTCAGAGACCAATAAAACAGCAGCTACAGAAGATAAGATCAAAGAAGCGGCCAAGCAAGCCACTAAAGTCGCTCAAAAAGTTGAGCCGCCAAAAGCCAAGCCAGAAACCAAGACTAAGCCAATAGTAGCCAAAGCGCCTACATTTAAAGAAAAGGCTTATGTTATCCAAATTGGTACTTTTTCCAATAAAGACAATGCTAAAAAGTTGGTTTCGGATCTTCGAAAGCAAGAATTTAGAGCTTATCAACGGGTGGATAAGGATTATGCTCGAGTTTACGTCGGCCCTTATCCAGAGAAAAAATTAGCCGAGTCTCGCAGCGATAAACTGGCTGATATTGTTGGTAATAGCGTTAAAGTGATTGAGTTTGATCCAATCGCACATTAATGTTTCCGTTATTGGGTAGCTCTGTTAAAATATGC
This region includes:
- a CDS encoding SPOR domain-containing protein, with amino-acid sequence MEDKLKYRLVGAAVIIAIAAFFLPLILDSEKYRKEIVSQIPPMPEVKTEPAQPLQESATTEVSGQRNEKPQEKGSLVINLDEKFEPQVDNTKDSATDASDVNSQVKVAENSQENKTQASKSVANQESSKKPETATNQAVKVDNKSETNKTAATEDKIKEAAKQATKVAQKVEPPKAKPETKTKPIVAKAPTFKEKAYVIQIGTFSNKDNAKKLVSDLRKQEFRAYQRVDKDYARVYVGPYPEKKLAESRSDKLADIVGNSVKVIEFDPIAH
- a CDS encoding folylpolyglutamate synthase/dihydrofolate synthase family protein, which translates into the protein MSQPETLVEWLEWLEFNHPTDKIELGLERLAAVAAKLQLASPKAPVITVAGTNGKGSVIATLESLAEQHNLNVGSYTSPHLIQFNERVKLNGEPVSDTLLVQAFARIAKAQEATPLTYFEFTTLVALYIFSQQQLDFIALEVGLGGRLDAVNIVDADIAVITSIGLDHTDWLGDDLFSIAQEKAGVTRQGRPVILASETLEPLFEEAFARIKPQVLLENKDYQIIASQDHWSLKINELKFESLANSSLYIPNMAAAIVAFHQLFAEKVQSAEVQQAIAQATLMGRFYRLSNFPPIIVDVAHNPDSAKLLNTKLAQLDKDAGAKIWAICGMLKDKDIANSLAQMVLVDHWLLIDLATARGADGNLLQQELNFLMDQQALPVARINNFGKLEAAYRYFSENADNSDYLVVFGSFVTVGQMLEYWQQSLADIQKREKAENGR
- the accD gene encoding acetyl-CoA carboxylase, carboxyltransferase subunit beta → MSWLERLLPKRNPEGAKKKSIPEGVWSKCTNCEAVLYYAELSRNQGVCPKCEHHMRIDARERLELFLDQEGRIEIAPDMKPVDLLKFKDSKKYKDRIYAAQKTTNENDALIAFRGTVHQVPVIACAFNFKFMGGSMGSVVGEKFVRAVEMAIKTNSVLICFSASGGARMQEALVSLMQMAKTSAALAKLSEKGLPFISVLTDPTMGGVTASLSMLGDVHIAEPKALIGFAGQRVIEQTIREKLPEGFRLSEFWLEHGAVDMIVDRRNMRETVAKLSAKLLKLPEPVIS